The genomic stretch TGCCCCGGCACCCAGTCGAGGATCACGTTCAGACCCGCGTCATGCGCGGCGTCGACAAACGCTTTGAAATCCATCGGCGTGCCAAAACGGCGGGTCGGCGCGTACATGCCTAACGGCTGATAACCCCAGCTGCCGTCGAACGGATGCTCGTTAACCGGCATCAGCTCAATGTGCGTGAAGCCCATCCATTTGGCGTAGGAAACCAGTTGCTCCGCCAGCTCGCCGTAGCTCAGCCAGAAGTTATCGTCGGTATGACGCCGCCATGAACCTAAGTGCACTTCATACACCGAAACCGGCTGATTGAGCGCATTGGCTTTCTTTCTGGCTTCTGAAAAAGGCACGACGTCCGGGATTTTCCTCACGCATGAAGCGGTGTCGGGGCGCATCTGTGCTTCGAACGCATACGGATCCGCGCGCAGGCTGACATGGCCACGACAATCAATAATTTCGAATTTATACAACTGACCTTCGTGGACGGCCGGAATGAACAGCTCCCAGATGCCATTTTCACGGCGCTGACGCATCGGATGGCGGCGACCGTCCCAGAAGTTGAATTCACCCACAACGGAAACGCGCGTCGCGTTCGGTGCCCAGACGGCAAAACTGACGCCATCGACATCATCGAGCGTTTGCGGATGCGCGCCGAGTTTTTCGTAGGGCCGCAGATGTGTCCCTTCCGACAGCAGCCAGATATCCAGTTCCTGCAACAAGGTGCCGAAGCGATACGGGTCGTCAATCACATGGAGAGTGTCGCCCCAGCGCACTTCCAGCTTGTAGCGGAAAGCACTTTTACGCCGGGGAATGAGGCCGACGAAAAAACCACGATCGTCATAACGACGCAGTTCAGCGACCTGCTTACCTTTTTCTACATCAATGACCCAGACCTGATCGGCATCCGGCAACAGCGCACGAACTTCCAGCCCGGCACTGACGGAATGCATTCCCAAAAGAGAAAAAGGATCAGCGTAATGGCCAGAGATAATTTGATTAATGACGTGCTGATCGGGAAGTACAGACATGTATTTCGTCCTATGATTAATTAAATCAATAAATCAATAAAATCAATAAAATCAATAAAATCATTCAGGTATTCAATACGAAACGTGATCCCAGTTTGCTCCCCTTTTTCTTGTCACTTTGTGATCTGACGAGATTTCGTTTTACCAAAAAATGCGTGATGGCGCGTATGTTCACATTTTCCAAATAAGTTTCTGTTTCAGCTTCTCAAAGAGGCAGAGCTCTTCTACTAAGCATAGACAAAGGTTGGGTAAATCAGCGTCCAGAAACCGATGAATTTTTCGCAAAATGAAATTCAGAGAGTTGCGCTGGGAAAAGGCGGATAGGCAGTGAAGTGATTGATGATAGAAATAAAAACGGGACACCGTGCTGGTGTCCCGTTGGGCGTAAATCTGGGGGAGTGATGCCGTTAGAGCAAAATGCGCAACATGCGACGTAATGGCTCGGCAGCGCCCCACAGCAACTGGTCACCAACGGTGAACGCAGACAGATATTGCGGACCCATATTCAGTTTACGCAAACGACCCACCGGCGTATTCATGGTGCCGGTCACGGCGGCTGGCGTCAGCTCACGCATCGACAACTCACGGTCGTTCGGGATGACGCGAACCCAGTCGTTGTGCGAAGCCAGCATTTGTTCAATTTCCGGAATCGACACGTCTTTTTTCAGTTTCAGCGTGAACGCCTGGCTGTGACAGCGCAGCGCACCGATGCGGACGCACAGGCCATCCACCGGAATGATGCTGGACGTACCGAGAATTTTGTTGGTTTCCGCCTGACCTTTCCACTCTTCTTTGGTCTGGCCGTTATCGAGCTGTTTGTCGATCCACGGGATCAGACCGCCCGCCAGCGGAACACCAAAGTTATCGGTCGGCAGCGTGCCACTGCGGGTCAGCCCCGTCACTTTGCGTTCGATATCCAGAATGGCAGACGCCGGGTTTTCCAGCTCTTTCGCCACGCTGTTGTGCAGCATACCCATTTGGGTCAGCAGTTCGCGCATGTGGCGCGCGCCGCCGCCGGAAGCCGCCTGATACGTTGCAACCGACGCCCATTCGATCAGATCATTGGCGAACAAACCGCCGAGGGACATGAGCATCAGGCTGACGGTACAGTTACCGCCCACAAAGGTTTTGATGCCTTTGTCGATACCCTGATGAATAACCGCGCTGTTCACCGGATCGAGGATGATTATCGCGTCATCTTCCATTCTCAGAGAGGATGCTGCGTCAATCCAGTAGCCAGACCAACCGATTTCACGCAGCTTCGGGTAGATTTCATTGGTATAATCGCCGCCCTGACAGGTGATGATAATGTCCAGCGCACTCAGTGCGTCCAGATCATAGGCATCCTGCAAGGTCCCGGACTGCCCCGTGAAAGAAGGCGCGGCCTGACCGTGCTGAGAGGTGGAGAAGAATACCGGACGGATAGCGTCGAAATCGCGTTCTTCAATCATGCGTTGCATGAGTACAGAACCGACCATTCCACGCCAGCCAACGAAACCTACATTTTTCATAATATCTGTCCTGCCCTGAGGGTGATAACGGCTTAAAAAGCTTAATACGCGTTTGCACTACACAGGGGCCTTTTTATGAGGCACCCTGCTCTGTTAACGCGCTGGTCTCCCACCTTACAAAATGTACTAAAAGTGGCAAGTGAATTTAATCAATAGTGCAGCCTTTAATAGCAGCACAGCTTATATCTGGCGTTTTTAAACCAAATTTGAGGTAGTCATGACCGAAATGATTTCAGCAACTATTTTGCTGTTTTTAATTATGGATCCGCTGGGCAACTTACCGATTTTTATGTCGGTGTTAAAACATCTTGATCCGAAGCGCCGCCGCGTGGTGCTGATCCGCGAAATGCTGATTGCCCTGATCCTGATGCTGATTTTCCTGTTCGCCGGGGAAAAAATCCTGTCATTCCTGAATTTGCGTACCGAAACCGTGTCGATTTCCGGCGGTATCATTCTGTTCCTGATTGCCATCAAAATGATTTTCCCTTCGGAAGAGAAAAGCAGCAGCGGCCTGCCTGCCGGTGAAGAACCGTTTCTCGTCCCGATGGCGATCCCGCTGGTCGCCGGGCCGTCGATTCTCGCCACGCTGATGCTGCTTTCGCACCAGTATCCGAATCAGATGAGTCATCTCACGCTGGCCCTGTTTATCGCCTGGGGGTTATCGATGGGGATCCTGCTGCTGTCGAATCTGTTCCTGCGCCTGCTCGGCGACAAAGGCGTCAGCGCCCTCGAACGCCTGATGGGCCTGATTCTGGTCATGCTTTCCACGCAGATGTTCTTAGATGGGATCAGGGCGTATTTGAAAATTTAGAAGGGTATTAAATAGACAAAATATACCCATGTGGGTATATTTGTATTTCGAATGTTCAGGGATGAGAACACGGATGAAAACGCTTTTCTGGATTGGAAGCAGTAAAAAAGATTTGGCGTCATTGCCGGAAGATATTCAGGATTCTTTCGGTTACGCCCTGCATCTGGCGCAAACAGGCAGCAAACATTGTCATGCCAAGCCGTTGAAAGGCTACAAAGGTGCAGGCGTTTTGGAAGTTGTGGAAGATCTGTCAGGTGATACTTATCGCGCGGTTTATACCGTGAAAATTGCCACCGCAGTGTATGTCTTACACGTTTTCCAGAAAAAGTCCTCAAGTGGTATCGCTACGCCAAAACCTGATATTGATAAGATCAACGAACGTCTGAAAATTGCTGAAGCTCATGCAAGAGGACAAATTTAATGAAAGACCCCATTGAAGTTGAAATCAGCAGCGGGAATGTTTACGCCGACATCGGCTTATCCGATGCAGAAGAAATGCTTATTAAAGCTCAGCTTGCTCAGAAAATCGGCGAGCTTATGCAGAACCGACGCCTGACTCAGGCTGCAGCCGCTAAGCTTTTTGGCATGACTCAACCGAAAGTATCTGCACTCCTTCGTGGTCAGTTCCGTGGGATTAGCGAAGCGAAGATGATTGAGTGTCTTAATAAGTTAGGCCGGGATGTGCAAATCGTTATCGCTGAGTCCCGGCAAGTCACTGGTACGTTGAAAGTCGTATTTGCATAAAACGGCGACACATTCAGATATTGTAAATAACAAAGGCGAGCCAGATGGCTCGCCGTTTTTGTTTCATATCAGGGGTGAATTCGTATCAAACCACCATCGACAGCAACAGGCATCCCGCCAGGCCGCACACGGAAATAATGGTTTCCAGCACGGACCAGGATTTGAAGGTTTCGACGATGCTCAGGTTGAAGTATTCCTTGAACAGCCAGAAGCCGGGGTCATTAACATGAGAGAAAATAACGCTGCCGGAACCGACCGCGATCACCATCAGCTCAGGGCTGACGCCGGTAGTCGCAATCAACGGAGCCGCGATACCGCCTGCCGTGATCGCCGCAACGGTTGCGGAACCCAGCGCGAGACGTAAAACAGCAGCAATAGACCACGCCAGCAGGATTGGTGATAAGTGGCTGCCATCCATCAGGGCTGCAATATATTTCTCGATACCGCTGTCGACCAGAACCTGCTTGAACGCACCGCCACCGCCAATAATTAACAGCATCATCGCGATGATTTTGATGGAATCGGTCACGGTTGCCATGACGTCTTCCATCTTACGGCCACGGTTCAGGCCGAAGGTGAAGATGGCGATCAGCACCGCAATCAGCGTTGCTATCACCGGGTCGCCGAAGAATTCAGCGTACGCCAGAACCGGGTGGCCTTTCGGCAGGATCATTTCGCAAACGGCGCGGAATGCCATCAGAATCACCGGTACCAGAGACGTCGCGACGCTCACGCCAAAGCTTGGCATCTCTTCTTCGGTAAAGGTTTTCGGATTGAACAGGCCTTCCGGCACCGGTTTATCGATACCTTTGAGGAAGCGCGCAAACACCGGCCCCGCCAGAATTACCGTTGGCACTGCAAGCAGTGAACCGTAGAGTAAGGTTTTCCCCATATCCGCATGGAAAATGGTGGCGATTGCGGTCGGGCCAGGGTGCGGAGGCAGGAAACCGTGGGTCACGGATAACGCAGCCGCCATCGGCACACCGACGTACAACAGGGGTAAACGCGCTGCCGCGGCAACGGTGAAGACCAACGGCAGCATCAGCACGAAGCCGACTTCATAGAACAGCGCAAAACCGACGATAAAACCGGTCAGCACGATGGCCCACTGAATGTGCTCACGGCCAAATTTGGCGATAAGCGTTGTTGCGATACGTTGTGCGCCGCCGCAATCCGCCAGCATTTTACCGAGCATGGCCCCGAAGCCCATGATCAGCGCCAGGCTGCCCAGCGTTCCGCCTACCCCGTTTTTGATCGACGTAATGACTTTATCGACCGGCATACCTTGCATAATCCCGACCGCCAGAGCGACCAGGATCAGCGCGATAAAGCCATTCAGCTTAAATCGGATCATCAGTAACAACAGCAGTGCAACGCCCACCGCTACAATAACTATTGGCATATTCTTCCCCTCATGCGGTCACCGTGGCATCGTGGCCAGGCGGGGTGACGCATTGTTTTTAATTTTCAACATGTTGTAGGAATTAACAGTGCAACGGGTACAGACCGCGACCGCTAAAACAGCAGTGCATTCCTTTGTGATATTAGTCACATCTCCATTTGTTACCGGTATCATGATACCGGTAACATGCTAATATTAGGACTCACTACGCAGTCGAAATGTTCATTTTGGGATAGAGATCATACTTATGGCAGGACAAAGCATCATTCTGATGGGCGTGTCAGGCAGCGGTAAATCCACCGTCGGCGCGGCACTGGCCCGTGAAATTAACGCAAAATTCATCGACGGTGATGATCTTCATCCCCGCGCCAATATTCAAAAGATGGCCAGCGGTACACCGCTGAATGACGACGATCGTGCGCCGTGGTTATTACGTCTGAATGACGCGGCTTACAGCCTGCGCCATAAAAATGAAACCGGTATTATTGTTTGTTCCGCGCTGAAACGCCGCTACCGCGACGCGCTGCGTAAAGACAACGAAGGCATGGTGTTCATCTACATGAAAGGCAGTTTTGACGTGATCGCCGAACGCCTGAAAGCACGTGCCGGGCATTTTATGCCGACGGATTTACTGAGAAGCCAGTTCGATGCGCTCGAAGAACCGGGCGAAGATGAGCCGGATGTCCTGCGCGTGAATATCGATCATCAATTTGAAGGGGTGGTCGATCGCTGCGTAGCCGCCTTGAAAACATTACAGAAGTAACTGGCTATCAATCGCGCCGCTGAGCCGTCGGTGTCGCAGCCAATTTGGATTCGGATGGAGCGCAGGCCCCGGAGCGTACACGCAGTACGTGAGGAGGACGAGCACCACCCGGATTCAAAGTGGCAAGTAAACCAGGCTCATGCAGACTAGATGCTTCCGCCTGCCGAGATGGTGAACCCTACATCCACCATCCTCGGTACGACTTCTTCGCCGCGTAATCTCGCCAGCAGGCGTTCGGCGGAAATCTGCCCCATTTTTTCGCGCGGCGTGAGTACGCTGGCGAGCGGTGGCTCCATCGCCTGTCCCATGTTGTGACCGTGGAAACCGGCAATCGCCATTTGTGACGGAATGCTCAACCCCTGCCGTAAACATTCAAAGAATGCGCCCGCCGCGAGGTCATCGTTGGTGCAGAAAATACTGTCGATTTGCGGCCAGTCTTTTTGCGCCTGACGCAGTAATTCCGCGCCGCCGCTGTAGCTCGATGACCGGCTGGTCATGACGCTGTAAGGCTCCAGCCCGGATTCACGCATTGCCTGCTCGTAACCCTGCTGTTTGATGATCGTACGCTCATCCTGACGCGCGCCGAAATACACCACATGCCGGTGCCCGTGCGCGATGATCTGCTGCGTCATCTGCCGCGCGGCTTCGAAGTTGTTAAAACCGACCGCCAGATCCACGCACGGCGAGACGCAGTCCATCATCTCGACGACCGGAATTCCGGCGACTTCGATCATTTTCAGCGTACGCGCAGTGTGATGACGTTCGGACAAAATCAGGCCGTCGATATTGTAAGAAAGCAGCGATGTAAGACGCTGTTCTTCGCGCTCCTGGCTGTAGCCGTAGTGCGCCAGCATGGTCTGGTAGCCGTGAATATCCGTGACACTTTCGATACCGCGCAGCACTTCGGCGAACACCTGGTTGGTCAGTGACGGCAATAACACGCCGATGGCGCGACTTTTGGCGTTCGAGAGAATATCCGGGGCGCGGTTTGGGATGTAACCCAGTTCATCGAGCGCAGCCGAAATCTTTTCCTGCAAGGCGCTGGAAACTTGTTCGGGATTGCGCAAATAACGGCTGACCGTCATTTTGGTGATGCCCACTTTGTCGGCAACATCCTGGAGTACGGGCCTTTTTTTCTTCACGTTTTTCAATGAACTGGATTAAGGGGATCAGAGCGTAATGGTAGCAAACAATCGCGCAGGCGGGTATCCGTTGCTGCGCGACATGAGACGTGGGTCAGAAAGGGATGGAAAGCTGCCCGCGCACCGGTGCGCCCGCGTTCGCTGAAAACTGTCCGGCCAGCAGCGCCATCGCAGTTTGCGCCAGCTTTTCCAGCGGATACGTGATGGCCGGAACGGCCGATATCCCCGGCGGCAACGTGCTGTCGAGGCTGAAAACCATCACGCTGCCGGGTACTGCGCGTCCGTGTTGCGCGAGCTGTCGCAGGGCGTCCTGCGCGCTGGCATCGTCCGGCACCAGCAATGCGTTAAATGGAACGTTTTGCGCCAGCAGCTGCGCCAGCGCCTGTTCGCCGCTGTGAACCAGCCGCCGGTCGTACGGCAACAGGAATTTTTCCAGCGCCTGATGGTAACCCTGCAAGATTTGCCCGGCGGTTTCGACGTTTTCTGCGTTAATCAGCGCAATCTGCCTGCGCCCTTGCTGCAACACATACTGGCAGGCGGTTTCGGCGGCAAAGCTGCGGTCAAAGTGAATACTGCGGTCGGAATCTTCATCCAGACAATCAATGGTAATCACGTTTTCCGGCAACGGCGGCAGTTCAAAGCGTGCGCCGATTACGATCATCGCATCGCATAATCCTCTGCCGATTTCGTTAACCGAATGCGCCAGACCCGCCGCATCCGTGGCGAATCTGAGCAGCAAATATTTCTGGTTCAGTCGCAACTCTTTTTCCAGCGCGTGCAGATAACCGGTGGACTGGTTGATGTTTTCTGCCGCGCAAATCACGCCGATACAGCCGGTGGACTGCGTGGACAGCGACTGCGCAATCACACTCGGTTTATATTGCAGCGTTTCCACCGCCTGCATGACAGCCAGGCGGCTTTCCTCTTTTACTCCGCGGCTGCCACTCAGGACACGGGAAACCGTCGCTTTCGACACGTTCGCCAGCCGCGAGACGTCGTTTATGTTTGCCATGCCGTTCCTTTGTTAATCGAAACCGTTGTTTTCAGACACGTTCGCAAACCATTCGCCGCTTTTCTTCACCGTCCGTTTTTGAGTGGCGAGATCCAGCTGCACAAAACCATAACGGTTTTTGTACGCGTTCATCCATGACCAGCAGTCGATAAATGTCCACATATGATAACCGAGACAACCGCTGCCTTCCTGCAATGCGCGGTGTAACCATTTCAGATGTCCGCTGACAAATTCGATGCGGTAGTCATCGTCAATCCGCCCGGCCTGTTCGAAGCGCAGTTCATTTTCCACACCCATGCCGTTTTCGGAAATGAAACAACGCGGATTGCCGTAATTTTCGCGCAGATTAGTGAGGATATCGTAGATCCCCTGCTCGTAAATTTCCCAGCCACGGTGCGGGTTCATTTTGCGGCCAGGCATCACGTAGTTATCGAAGAACCATTCCGGCATGAACGGGCTTTCAGGATTCACCATACTGTCGCGGCACTGGATCCGGCGCGGCTGGTAATAATTGATGCCGAGCAAATCCACCACGCCCTGTTGCAACAGCGCCGCATCGCCTTCCTGACATGCCGGAAGCTGGCCATGTTTTTTCAGCAACTCCACCAGTTCCTGCGGATATTCACCGCGCAGCGCCGGGTCAAGGAAACTGCGGTTAAACATCAGGTCAGCAATGTTTGCGGCTTTCAAATCCGCCGGATTTTGCGAACGCGGATACGACGGCGTGAGGTTGAGAATGATGCCAATTTCGCCGCCCTGCTGGCGGGCGCGGTAAGCTTTCACCGCCAGCGAATGCGCGAGCATGGTGTGATAAGCCACCGTCGCGGCGCGTTTGAAATCCACCACATTCGGATAATGGAAGTCATACAAATAACCGCCTTCCACCGGCACGACCGGTTCGTTGAACGTGAACCAGTGCTTCACACGGTCGCCGAACAGCGCAAAACAGGTATCGGCATATTTTGCGTAAGCCTCCACCACGTCGCGGTTTTCCCAGCCGCCCATTTCCTGCATCGCCATCGGCATATCGAAATGGAACAGGTTGATAAACGGCTGCACGCCCTGCGCCAGCATTTCGTCAATCACCTGATTATAAAACGTGACCGCTTGCGGATTTACTTCGCCCCGTCCGTTGGGGATCAGCCGCGCCCAGGAAATCGACGTACGGAACGTGTTGTGATTGAGCTGTTTCAGCAGCGCGATGTCCTCGCGCCAGTTTTTATAAAACGTCGACGTGTCCTGCGGGCCGACGTCGCCGTGAAAACGCGTCGGTTGCTGCGAATACCAGTGATCCCAGACCGTCGCACTTTTACCGTGGCTCAGGGCTTCACCTTCCGTTTGTGGCGCAGAGCTGGCACTGCCCCACCAGAACTCTTTTGGAAATGCGTATTTCATCGTCATCCTCGCTGTCCGTTGCTTTGCGTTTTAACTGTTGACCGGTACGGCGTTACCCGCCGTTTGGGCACCGGCCTTTTCCGCTTCCTGTTTCAGTAACGTACGTTCGTACGCTTTCAGGAACGGGTAATACATCACTGCTGATAACACCATACAGAACAGGCACATAATTACCGGACTGAATGCCCAGTTTGCGGCCCATGACGCACCAATGGGCGCAGGCGTTGTCCAGGGTGTGAGCGACACCACTTGCGCGACCCAGCCGAGTTTTGTGGCGGTATACGCGAAAACGGCGTTGAGCATTGGCACCAGGGTGAACGGCAGGAAAAACACCGGATTCATGATAATCGGCGTGCCGAACAGGATCGGTTCGTTGATGTTAAAGAAGCTCGGCACCACACCCATTTTGCCAATGGTCCGCAGATGTACGGCTTTGCTGCACAACAGCAAAATCGCCAGCGGCAGGGTCGAGCCGACGCCGCCAATCAGCAGATAGTGATCCCAGAAACCTTGCAGATAAATGTGCGGCAGCGGTTCGCCCGCCTGCAATGCGGTCTGGTTCAGCGCCAGATTGGTCATCCAGAACGGATTCATAATGCCGGTAACAATCAGCGCACCGTGAATACCGGCGAACCAGAGCACCTGACAGATAAACACCGAAATCAGAATCGCCGGCAGGGAGTCCGACGCGGAAACCAGCGGCGCGAGCAGATGCATAATCGCTTCAGGAATAATCATGCCGGTGGTGGACTGAATAAACAGATTCAGCGGATGCAGCGTGGCGACAATCACGACAACCGGGATCAGAATTTCAAAGGAGCGTGCCACGCCGGTCGGGACTTCTTTTGGCAGACGGATCGTAATATTGCGGCGTTTAAGCAGCGCATACACTTCGACGGCGTAAATAGCCGTCAGGATTGCGGTAAAAATGCCTTCGCCGGAGAAGTATTGCGTTGAAATTTGTTTGTCGTGATAGGGCGCGGCCACCAGCAGAAAGGCCATAAACGCCAGCAAACCGGTCATGATCGGGTCGAGTTTGTAATATTTCCCCAGGCTCGCACCGATACCGACGGAAATGAAAAAGGTCATCACGCCCATGCTCAGATACCACGGCAGCATCAGCTGTTCGCGGTATTTCAGCGAGAGATCCAGCCAGCCGCGCGCGAAACCGTTGGTGGTATCCGGCGAGAATGGCGGGAAAATAAAGACCAGCATGAACGACCCGATAATCATGAAAGGCAGTGCGGCGATAAAGCCGTCGCGGATCGCAATCACATGCCGTTGCTGACCGACGCTGCCCGCCAGCGGCGTGATGTGCTTTTCGATGACGTTAACCATCGCCTGATAAAGGCCACTCATACGCGGCTTCCTTCCTGTGCAATCAGGCCGAAGGCGAAGTCCAGCACGTTATCGCCACGCTGCATGCCGTAATCCATCATGTTGATCACTTCGACCGGAATATTAAATTCCGCCGCTCTTGCCGACAAATCGCCCTGCATGTAACGCACCTGTGGCCCGAGCAGCACCACCTGATAATCACGGAATTTTTCGTCAAACTCACTGGCTCCGAACGCATCAATCTGCACGTCTTCGCCACGCTGCGCCGCGACCTCTTTCATTTTGCGAACTAACAAACTGGTCGACATCCCCGCCGAACAACAAAGCATGATTCTTTTCATTTTTGCTTCACTCCCAGATGATTTATGTTCTGCCCGTTTCTCTTGCTGAGGGTATTTGAATCACTTTGGAAACCGGTTTCCATAGAACTCAAAGCAATGTGCGAAGGGGGTCAAAGAATTGCCGGTCGATTTGTTGCGGGTGTGAATGGCGTCACGAAGCCGAAAAATTCAGCAATGCAAACGCGGGGAAAAGGACTATGGGACAAAAACAACAAAGGCGACCGGAGTCGCCTTTAGCGTGGTGCCAGAAATCATCAGACCGGTGGCAGGTCAAACAGCAGAATTTCGCTATCTTCGTCGGCATGAACGGACAACGCCGTTTCATCCCAGATAGCCAGCGCATCGCTCGGCCCGGCTTTCTGCCCGTTAATGGACACGGTGCCTTTCACCACCTGGATCCACACGCGGCGTTCAGCCTGGATGGTGTAAACCGACTGTTCGTCTTTTTTCAGTGCCCAGCGGGACAGTTCCATGTCCTGGAACACTTTCAGCGAACCGTCGCGGGCATCCGGCGAAAGCACCAGCTGGCGGCCTTGCGGCGCGTCAAACATCCGCTGCTCGTAACGCGGCTCCAGACCTTTTTTGTCCGGAATGATCCAAATCTGATAAAGGTGCAGTTTACGGTCGCTGTTTCCGTTGTACTCGGAGTGCGTCACACCGGTCCCGGCGCTCATAATCTGGAATTCACCCGCCTGAATCTGCTCTTTGTTGCCCATGCTGTCCTGATGTTCCACGGTGCCTTCGAGCACGTAGGTCAGAATTTCCATGTCTTTGTGCGGATGCTTACCAAAACCCTGCCCCGCATCGATGAAATCTTCATTGATCACCCGCAGCGCGGAGAAACCCATAAAGTTCGCATCGTAGTAATCGGCGAAAGAGAAGGTATGCCAGCTTTCCAGCCAGCCGTGACTTGCGTGACCGCGTTCTTGTGCCTGACGTAAGTAGATCATGTTCAACTCTCCTCAATGTTTTCTCTAGTCTAGTCAACGCCTGAGAATAAGAAAGCGTAAAAACTTCACCCCTCTGTTCAAAAAATATGAACAAACGCAGATGATTAAATCCAAAGGATTTGTAGAAGACATGAGAAGGATTTGGAAAAGAGAAATAGAGTTTTTTCGAAATAGTTCGTGTTGTGGGCAAGATGAAAAAAGGTTTTTTCCAAAATAGTTCGTGTTGTGGGAAGGCGGCAAGAAAGTGAATCCCGATGAGCATACATAAGTATGTGATTCGGGTGAACGCACGCAGCCAACGCATCCACGGCGCGAAATATGAAGGAAAAAAGGATAAAAAAAAGCCAGCACCCGGCTGGCTAAGTAATACTGGAAGCAATGTGAGCAATGTCGTGCATTCATGGGGACCCGTTTGACCTTGGTGTGAGGCCATCCC from Rahnella sikkimica encodes the following:
- a CDS encoding PTS sugar transporter subunit IIC — protein: MSGLYQAMVNVIEKHITPLAGSVGQQRHVIAIRDGFIAALPFMIIGSFMLVFIFPPFSPDTTNGFARGWLDLSLKYREQLMLPWYLSMGVMTFFISVGIGASLGKYYKLDPIMTGLLAFMAFLLVAAPYHDKQISTQYFSGEGIFTAILTAIYAVEVYALLKRRNITIRLPKEVPTGVARSFEILIPVVVIVATLHPLNLFIQSTTGMIIPEAIMHLLAPLVSASDSLPAILISVFICQVLWFAGIHGALIVTGIMNPFWMTNLALNQTALQAGEPLPHIYLQGFWDHYLLIGGVGSTLPLAILLLCSKAVHLRTIGKMGVVPSFFNINEPILFGTPIIMNPVFFLPFTLVPMLNAVFAYTATKLGWVAQVVSLTPWTTPAPIGASWAANWAFSPVIMCLFCMVLSAVMYYPFLKAYERTLLKQEAEKAGAQTAGNAVPVNS
- a CDS encoding PTS sugar transporter subunit IIB — encoded protein: MKRIMLCCSAGMSTSLLVRKMKEVAAQRGEDVQIDAFGASEFDEKFRDYQVVLLGPQVRYMQGDLSARAAEFNIPVEVINMMDYGMQRGDNVLDFAFGLIAQEGSRV
- a CDS encoding pirin family protein yields the protein MIYLRQAQERGHASHGWLESWHTFSFADYYDANFMGFSALRVINEDFIDAGQGFGKHPHKDMEILTYVLEGTVEHQDSMGNKEQIQAGEFQIMSAGTGVTHSEYNGNSDRKLHLYQIWIIPDKKGLEPRYEQRMFDAPQGRQLVLSPDARDGSLKVFQDMELSRWALKKDEQSVYTIQAERRVWIQVVKGTVSINGQKAGPSDALAIWDETALSVHADEDSEILLFDLPPV